From one Brevibacterium sp. 'Marine' genomic stretch:
- a CDS encoding APC family permease → MSQSQAATTDRGHGFVKALGSIDALFIGFGAMIGFGWVVLTGEWLSGAGTLGAILAFVVGGIIMCFVGTVYSELVAAMPHAGGEHNYLIRAMGPQVSLFGSWAITGGYISVVMFEAVAVPKTALYLFPNLEFVKLWTIADFDVYLTWALVGTVTAIIISWINIRGVKIASLVQTFVVSFLIIVALMLLAGGFTGGEAANTQPLFTGGGSGFIAVVAVVPFLFVGFDVIPQSAEEINLPPAKIGKLVVISVLMAITFYVIVIWMTSLAMPASDLATHDLVTADALSAMFNSAVWGKIVIAGGLAGIITSWNAFLMGSSRLMWAMAVAGMIPAWFGKLHPRYRTPVNAILFIGALSALAPFLGSAALGWIVDAGSPAIVIAYFLVSVAFLVLRKREPAMDRPLRIGGKGNSGFAIGVIAAVLTLVLFVLYLPITPVSAQLAWQSWAMFGLWLVIGIVFMFRLPRGVKAGPNAENELLAKVKALRGK, encoded by the coding sequence ATGAGTCAATCGCAGGCAGCAACAACGGATCGAGGCCACGGCTTCGTCAAAGCTCTCGGTTCGATCGATGCGCTCTTCATCGGATTCGGCGCGATGATCGGCTTCGGCTGGGTCGTGCTCACCGGCGAGTGGCTGTCCGGCGCCGGCACCTTGGGCGCCATCCTCGCCTTCGTCGTCGGCGGCATCATCATGTGCTTCGTCGGCACCGTGTACTCCGAGCTCGTGGCCGCCATGCCGCACGCCGGCGGTGAGCACAACTACCTGATCCGGGCGATGGGACCGCAGGTGTCCCTCTTCGGTTCTTGGGCGATCACCGGCGGCTACATCAGCGTCGTCATGTTCGAAGCCGTCGCCGTGCCGAAGACCGCCCTCTACCTCTTCCCGAACCTCGAGTTCGTCAAACTGTGGACGATCGCCGACTTCGACGTGTACCTGACCTGGGCGCTCGTCGGCACCGTCACCGCGATCATCATCTCCTGGATCAACATCCGCGGTGTGAAGATCGCCTCCCTCGTCCAGACCTTCGTCGTCTCCTTCCTCATCATCGTCGCCCTCATGCTCCTGGCCGGCGGCTTCACCGGCGGCGAGGCCGCCAACACCCAGCCGCTGTTCACCGGCGGCGGATCCGGCTTCATCGCCGTCGTCGCGGTCGTGCCGTTCCTCTTCGTCGGCTTCGATGTCATCCCGCAGTCGGCGGAGGAGATCAACCTGCCGCCGGCGAAGATCGGCAAGCTCGTCGTCATCTCGGTGCTCATGGCGATCACCTTCTACGTCATCGTCATCTGGATGACGTCTCTGGCGATGCCCGCCTCCGACCTGGCCACGCATGACCTCGTCACCGCGGATGCGCTGTCGGCCATGTTCAACTCCGCCGTCTGGGGCAAGATCGTCATCGCCGGCGGTCTGGCAGGCATCATCACCTCGTGGAACGCGTTCCTCATGGGCTCGTCTCGCCTGATGTGGGCGATGGCCGTGGCCGGCATGATCCCGGCCTGGTTCGGCAAGCTCCACCCGCGCTACCGCACTCCGGTCAACGCGATCCTCTTCATCGGGGCACTGTCAGCCCTCGCGCCGTTCCTCGGCTCGGCGGCGCTGGGCTGGATCGTCGATGCGGGGTCGCCTGCGATCGTCATCGCCTACTTCCTCGTCAGCGTCGCTTTCCTGGTCCTGCGCAAGCGCGAACCGGCGATGGACCGACCGCTGCGCATCGGAGGCAAGGGCAACTCCGGTTTCGCCATCGGTGTCATCGCGGCCGTGCTCACGCTCGTCCTCTTCGTCCTCTATCTGCCGATCACCCCGGTCTCCGCACAGCTCGCCTGGCAGTCATGGGCGATGTTCGGCCTGTGGCTGGTCATCGGAATCGTCTTCATGTTCCGCCTGCCCCGCGGAGTCAAGGCCGGCCCGAACGCCGAGAACGAACTGCTCGCCAAGGTCAAGGCGCTGCGCGGAAAGTGA
- a CDS encoding methylenetetrahydrofolate reductase encodes MSQSTLRTLLSTARYEVLPTAGIVERIEEYVAPGREITVTASTGLTLEATLSTAEQLQALGFRAVPHLAARMIHGRPELTEIVDRLAEAAVDRIFVPAGDATPPAGGYVGAHDLLVDLSSMAAPFRHIGVSAYPESHPIIPDDVTIQAMWDKRDYATHLVSNLCFDPALVASWVARVRSRGIELPLVLGIAGKVELAKLARVATKIGVGESTRFLRKNTATFTRMAKPGGYNPRKFLDKIGPFLDDPAMGVAGLHIYTFNQIKDTEVWRRKQLAALGGAEEVSTAW; translated from the coding sequence ATGTCACAGTCAACGCTGCGCACGCTGTTGAGCACCGCCCGCTACGAAGTACTGCCCACGGCCGGAATAGTCGAACGCATCGAAGAGTACGTTGCACCGGGCCGCGAGATCACCGTGACCGCATCGACTGGGCTGACGCTTGAGGCGACGCTGTCCACGGCCGAGCAGCTCCAGGCTTTGGGATTCCGCGCCGTGCCCCACTTGGCCGCACGGATGATCCACGGCAGACCCGAGCTCACGGAGATCGTCGATCGCCTCGCCGAGGCGGCTGTGGACCGGATCTTCGTCCCCGCGGGGGACGCCACTCCCCCGGCCGGCGGGTACGTCGGAGCGCACGACCTCCTCGTCGATCTCTCGTCCATGGCCGCCCCGTTCCGCCATATCGGCGTCAGCGCCTATCCGGAATCGCACCCGATCATCCCCGATGATGTGACCATCCAGGCGATGTGGGACAAACGCGACTATGCCACACACTTGGTGTCGAATCTGTGCTTCGATCCGGCTCTCGTCGCCTCATGGGTGGCCCGGGTGCGCTCGCGCGGCATCGAGCTGCCGCTGGTCCTCGGCATCGCCGGGAAGGTGGAGCTGGCGAAGCTCGCTCGCGTCGCGACGAAGATCGGGGTGGGTGAGTCCACGCGGTTCCTGCGGAAGAACACTGCGACCTTCACGCGAATGGCCAAGCCCGGCGGCTACAACCCGCGGAAGTTCCTCGACAAGATCGGCCCGTTCCTCGACGACCCGGCCATGGGCGTCGCCGGTCTGCACATCTATACGTTCAATCAGATCAAAGACACCGAGGTCTGGCGCCGCAAGCAGCTCGCGGCCCTCGGCGGCGCCGAAGAGGTCTCGACCGCGTGGTGA
- a CDS encoding glycine cleavage T C-terminal barrel domain-containing protein: protein MLIDTRVRKSPYWELSMQQGCWRASIYNRMYHPRGYITRDEGGMMAEYQSLVNDVTLWNVAVERQIQVKGPDAEAFVNFVITRDATKIPVMRARYVILCNEAGGILNDPILLRVGIDEFWFSLSDTDLMLWLQGVNVGGRFDVTIAEIDVAPVQVQGPKSVDVIADLVGEEGRTLPSYGLMEAQVGGRDVIISQTGFTGEKGYEIYLKDATKYAEDMWNAVLDAGAPYNLKVVAPSHHRRIAAGILSWGQDMDFETLPFQVNLSYQVPRKKEADYIGKARLEEVRDLIEAGTPPYRTQLVGLLIGGKPITDYAPDFWLVSAAADGEAVGYVTSPWYSPELEANIAMAHVPVSATELGTEYWVHLPEPFADTPGVPVRAEVVEMPFRPSVNPNQRERLKMRGLDAAV, encoded by the coding sequence ATGCTCATCGACACCCGTGTCCGCAAGTCCCCGTACTGGGAACTGTCCATGCAGCAGGGTTGCTGGCGGGCGTCGATCTACAACCGGATGTACCACCCGCGTGGCTACATCACCCGCGACGAGGGCGGGATGATGGCCGAGTATCAGTCCCTCGTCAACGATGTGACCCTGTGGAACGTCGCCGTCGAACGGCAGATCCAGGTCAAGGGTCCCGACGCCGAGGCGTTCGTCAACTTCGTCATCACCCGTGACGCAACGAAGATCCCGGTGATGCGTGCCCGCTACGTCATCCTGTGCAACGAAGCCGGCGGCATCCTCAATGATCCGATCCTGCTGCGGGTCGGCATCGACGAGTTCTGGTTCAGCCTCTCCGACACCGACCTCATGCTCTGGCTGCAGGGGGTCAACGTCGGCGGCCGGTTCGATGTCACGATCGCCGAGATCGACGTCGCACCCGTGCAGGTCCAAGGTCCGAAATCCGTCGACGTCATCGCCGACCTCGTCGGTGAGGAGGGGCGCACGCTGCCGAGCTACGGACTCATGGAAGCCCAGGTCGGCGGCCGCGACGTCATCATCTCCCAGACCGGATTCACCGGGGAGAAGGGCTACGAGATCTACCTGAAGGATGCGACGAAGTACGCCGAGGATATGTGGAACGCCGTCCTGGACGCCGGCGCGCCGTACAACCTCAAGGTCGTCGCCCCCAGCCACCACCGCAGGATCGCCGCCGGCATCCTCTCGTGGGGTCAGGACATGGATTTCGAGACACTCCCGTTCCAGGTCAACCTGTCCTACCAGGTGCCGCGGAAGAAGGAAGCAGACTATATCGGCAAGGCCCGCCTCGAGGAGGTGCGCGATCTCATCGAAGCCGGCACTCCGCCGTATCGCACACAGCTGGTGGGCCTGCTGATCGGCGGCAAACCGATCACGGACTACGCGCCGGACTTCTGGCTCGTCTCCGCCGCAGCTGATGGAGAGGCCGTCGGGTACGTGACCTCGCCGTGGTACTCGCCGGAACTCGAAGCGAATATCGCCATGGCGCACGTTCCGGTGTCGGCAACCGAGCTCGGCACGGAGTACTGGGTGCATCTGCCGGAGCCGTTCGCCGATACTCCCGGAGTCCCGGTTCGCGCCGAGGTGGTCGAGATGCCGTTCCGCCCGAGCGTCAACCCCAACCAGCGTGAGCGTCTGAAGATGCGCGGCCTCGACGCCGCAGTCTGA
- a CDS encoding short chain dehydrogenase: MKVLIIGATGHVGTAAVRALEGRHELVQVGRSTDPAVDLDDPATIEALLNEVGDVDAIVCTAGHVPFKPVTELTREDFESGFYGKTLAQLDLVRIGLPHVRDGGSITLTTGVTARAAIPTGSAAAMASGAVESFVMAAAGEMPRGIRINVASPTVLESATHFHDFFPGFPPASDEAVGNLYRRAVESIDNGTTYVLD, encoded by the coding sequence ATGAAGGTACTCATCATCGGAGCCACGGGACACGTCGGAACCGCGGCCGTCCGAGCGCTCGAAGGCAGGCACGAACTCGTTCAGGTCGGTCGCAGCACGGATCCGGCGGTCGATCTCGACGATCCGGCGACGATCGAGGCGCTGCTGAACGAGGTCGGTGACGTCGATGCCATCGTGTGCACGGCCGGACACGTCCCGTTCAAACCCGTCACCGAACTGACCCGGGAGGACTTCGAGTCGGGGTTCTACGGCAAGACGCTCGCCCAGCTGGATCTGGTGCGCATCGGCCTGCCCCATGTCAGGGACGGCGGTTCGATCACCCTGACGACCGGGGTCACGGCCCGCGCCGCGATCCCCACCGGATCGGCGGCCGCGATGGCCAGCGGAGCCGTCGAATCATTCGTCATGGCCGCCGCCGGTGAGATGCCGCGCGGCATCCGCATCAACGTCGCCAGCCCGACCGTCCTGGAGTCGGCCACGCACTTCCACGACTTCTTCCCCGGATTCCCGCCGGCCTCCGATGAGGCGGTGGGCAATCTCTACCGCCGCGCCGTCGAGAGCATCGACAACGGCACCACGTACGTCCTCGACTGA
- a CDS encoding potassium transporter TrkG has translation MHSSHRAAIVRVIAGYTAALVTGTTLLMTPAATVADGGISLLKALFTATSALSVTGLVVLDTGQDFTLFGQIVIVCLIQAGGLGVLLLTALLALLLAGKAGLRLRQSVASETKSDAIGGVKPLVLRITTLTLATEVVVASALFLRFYFHYDEPVTAALWDAIFHAISAFNNAGFGLRQDSLIDYVADPFICGPIGLAVILGGLGYPVLIELFRRYRTPLKWGLTTRIMVVLTPVLLIGGTVFIAAIEWNNSATMGHLDAWGKIQAAAFQSTITRTAGFNSIDISQMHTVSWFGTDILMFIGGGPAGTAGGVKITTMAVLAATTWTEIRGGRAVTLFGRRISRDVHRQATTVIVLALGWVLTATMVILLVDPRFGLSRVLFEVISGFGTVGLSTGITADLSGPSQIVLILTMVLGRLGPVTVASGLALRERPIRYELPKERPLIG, from the coding sequence GTGCACAGCTCACATCGCGCAGCGATCGTCCGCGTCATCGCGGGCTACACGGCAGCACTGGTCACCGGAACCACTCTGCTCATGACCCCGGCGGCCACCGTCGCCGACGGCGGCATCTCACTGCTCAAGGCCCTCTTCACGGCCACCTCGGCGCTGAGCGTCACCGGACTCGTCGTCCTCGACACCGGTCAGGATTTCACGCTCTTCGGTCAGATCGTCATCGTCTGCCTCATCCAGGCCGGGGGCCTCGGCGTGCTCCTGCTCACCGCACTGCTCGCCCTGCTGCTGGCCGGAAAAGCCGGCCTCAGGCTGCGCCAATCCGTGGCCTCGGAGACGAAGAGCGACGCGATCGGCGGCGTCAAACCGCTCGTCCTGCGGATCACGACTCTGACCTTGGCTACGGAGGTCGTGGTCGCCTCGGCGCTGTTCCTCCGGTTCTACTTCCACTACGACGAACCCGTCACGGCCGCGCTCTGGGATGCGATCTTCCACGCGATCTCGGCGTTCAACAACGCCGGATTCGGGCTTCGTCAGGACAGCCTCATCGACTACGTGGCCGACCCCTTCATCTGCGGTCCGATCGGACTGGCGGTCATCCTCGGCGGGCTCGGCTATCCCGTCCTCATCGAACTCTTCCGCCGGTATCGGACCCCGCTGAAATGGGGCCTGACCACGCGCATCATGGTCGTGCTCACCCCGGTTCTGCTCATCGGCGGAACCGTCTTCATCGCCGCGATCGAATGGAACAACTCAGCGACGATGGGCCACCTCGATGCCTGGGGGAAGATCCAGGCCGCGGCCTTCCAGTCGACGATCACGCGCACTGCCGGGTTCAATTCCATCGACATCAGCCAGATGCACACGGTGTCGTGGTTCGGTACGGACATCCTCATGTTCATCGGCGGCGGCCCGGCCGGCACCGCGGGCGGGGTCAAGATCACGACGATGGCGGTGCTCGCGGCCACGACGTGGACGGAGATCCGCGGCGGCCGCGCCGTGACCCTCTTCGGCCGCCGCATCTCCCGTGACGTGCACCGACAGGCGACGACGGTCATCGTTCTGGCGCTCGGCTGGGTGCTCACAGCGACGATGGTCATCCTGCTCGTCGACCCGAGGTTCGGTCTCAGCCGGGTCCTCTTCGAAGTCATCTCCGGCTTCGGCACCGTCGGACTGTCGACCGGGATCACCGCGGATCTGTCCGGCCCCAGCCAGATCGTGCTCATCCTGACCATGGTGCTCGGCCGGCTCGGCCCGGTTACCGTCGCCTCCGGGCTGGCGCTGCGCGAGCGCCCCATCCGCTATGAACTGCCGAAGGAACGCCCGCTGATCGGCTGA
- a CDS encoding antibiotic biosynthesis monooxygenase yields the protein MSVVAINALSVPEPARAELEKRFAERKHSVDGAPGFEGFQLLRPVAGGDQYFVYTQWATKKDFENWKQGRSSSHESTGRAPVSEQANLLEFEVVDLGD from the coding sequence ATGTCAGTCGTCGCCATCAACGCGCTCTCCGTCCCCGAACCAGCTCGCGCTGAACTCGAAAAGCGCTTCGCCGAACGCAAGCATTCGGTCGACGGGGCTCCCGGCTTCGAAGGCTTCCAGCTGCTGCGCCCGGTCGCCGGCGGGGACCAGTACTTCGTCTACACCCAGTGGGCGACGAAGAAGGACTTCGAAAACTGGAAGCAGGGCCGCTCATCCTCGCACGAATCGACCGGCAGGGCCCCGGTCTCCGAGCAGGCGAACCTCCTCGAGTTCGAGGTCGTCGACCTCGGCGACTGA
- a CDS encoding IclR family transcriptional regulator has product MSNSEAGSGGVQSVDRAVTILEIIARTGLAGITEIAGELGVHKSTASRIVSTLEARGLVEQDHHRGRYRLGLSILRLAGATTARLDIVQEARPITKMLAEATGETINVAVLSDGAALYLDQASSTSSVQSHNWVGQRIPLHATSNGKVLLSGLSEDGIRETLGAKLTRYTPHTVTSVPQLLTQVAEVAATGFSLVIDELEVGLTAVSAPVRNAHGDVIASISASGPSFRFTEDKVASARDLLTRAAADISARLGWREH; this is encoded by the coding sequence ATGAGCAACAGCGAAGCGGGCTCGGGAGGCGTCCAATCCGTGGATCGGGCCGTGACGATCCTCGAGATCATCGCCCGCACCGGGCTCGCCGGGATCACCGAGATCGCCGGTGAACTCGGGGTGCACAAATCGACGGCGTCACGCATCGTCTCCACCCTCGAGGCCCGCGGACTCGTCGAACAGGATCACCACCGCGGCCGATACCGCTTGGGTCTGTCCATCCTCCGGCTGGCCGGGGCGACGACCGCGCGCCTCGACATCGTCCAGGAGGCCCGCCCGATCACCAAGATGCTCGCCGAGGCGACCGGTGAGACGATCAATGTCGCCGTCCTCTCCGACGGCGCAGCCCTCTACCTCGACCAGGCCTCGTCGACGTCGTCGGTGCAGAGCCACAATTGGGTCGGTCAGCGCATTCCGCTGCATGCAACCTCCAACGGCAAGGTCCTGCTCTCGGGCCTGAGCGAAGACGGCATCCGCGAGACCCTGGGGGCGAAGCTGACCCGCTACACCCCGCACACGGTGACCTCGGTTCCGCAGCTGCTCACCCAGGTCGCCGAGGTGGCCGCCACCGGATTCTCGCTCGTCATCGATGAGCTCGAGGTCGGGCTGACCGCGGTGTCCGCTCCCGTGCGCAATGCCCACGGGGACGTCATCGCCTCGATCTCGGCCTCGGGACCGAGCTTCCGCTTCACCGAGGACAAGGTCGCCTCGGCCAGAGATCTGCTCACTCGGGCGGCCGCCGACATCTCTGCCCGTCTCGGGTGGCGCGAACACTGA
- a CDS encoding TrkA family potassium uptake protein: MNEKKNWMARSASFFTGDPSPLARDGAVAVIGLGRFGGSLARELAEHGVEVIGVDRDESVVAEFADVLAHASRADATDEVVLRQLGIDEVSRVVIAIGSDLEASILVASRILKLGNRHIWAKAISETHAEILHQLGIGNVISPENDMGRRLAHLIRGHISDFLPIDEDFVLARTTPPVRTTDVPLASLGLRSTYDVTIVAFKRRGGGHWDIADRDVTLYADDEILVAGSPKKVEAFSELDKDADA, from the coding sequence ATGAACGAGAAGAAGAACTGGATGGCGCGGTCCGCGTCGTTCTTCACCGGCGACCCCTCGCCGCTGGCGAGGGACGGTGCGGTGGCCGTGATCGGGCTCGGCCGCTTCGGCGGGTCACTGGCACGTGAGCTCGCCGAGCATGGAGTCGAGGTCATCGGCGTCGACCGCGACGAATCGGTCGTGGCCGAGTTCGCCGACGTCCTCGCCCACGCCTCCCGCGCCGATGCCACCGACGAGGTGGTGCTGCGACAGCTGGGCATCGACGAGGTCTCCCGCGTCGTGATCGCCATCGGCAGCGACCTCGAGGCGAGCATCCTCGTGGCGTCGCGGATCCTCAAGCTCGGCAATCGGCACATCTGGGCGAAGGCGATCAGCGAAACCCATGCGGAGATCCTCCACCAGCTGGGCATCGGCAACGTCATCAGCCCCGAGAACGATATGGGCCGCCGGCTGGCCCACCTGATCAGGGGGCATATCTCGGACTTCTTGCCCATCGACGAGGATTTCGTCCTGGCGCGCACCACCCCGCCGGTGCGCACGACCGACGTGCCTTTGGCTTCGCTGGGATTGCGCTCGACGTATGACGTCACGATCGTCGCGTTCAAACGTCGCGGCGGCGGCCATTGGGACATCGCCGACCGGGATGTCACCCTCTACGCCGACGATGAGATCCTCGTGGCCGGCAGCCCGAAGAAAGTCGAAGCGTTCAGCGAATTGGACAAGGACGCCGACGCTTAG
- a CDS encoding IclR family transcriptional regulator — protein MSNGTQSIDRAAEILSLVVRSDEPISYTEVVDETELARSTVSRLLSALERNGLVERDGEGLYRGGSLFATYASRFDRVENLVSAADPTLQRLSEETGETVNLAMPGPKGVVQVAQVDSTFVLGATNWADVEVPPHCSALGKVMFAYDVIPLPTGRLERRTEKTLGSRKELTDDLETVRERGFAIVHEEFEIGLDALAAPVFGIDGDVVAAVGISGPTMRIADHHDRLGALLVDEAGLLSRTLKRKVTHR, from the coding sequence ATGAGCAATGGGACCCAGTCGATCGACCGGGCGGCAGAGATCCTGTCGTTGGTCGTCAGATCCGACGAACCGATCTCCTACACCGAGGTGGTCGACGAGACCGAATTGGCTCGGTCGACGGTCTCACGCCTGCTCTCCGCACTCGAGCGCAACGGTCTCGTCGAACGCGACGGTGAGGGCCTCTATCGCGGCGGATCGCTGTTCGCGACCTATGCCTCCCGCTTCGACCGAGTGGAGAACCTCGTCTCCGCGGCCGATCCGACCCTGCAGCGCCTCAGCGAGGAGACCGGGGAGACCGTCAATCTCGCCATGCCGGGCCCCAAGGGGGTCGTCCAGGTCGCTCAGGTCGATTCGACCTTCGTCCTCGGGGCCACGAACTGGGCCGACGTCGAGGTGCCGCCGCACTGCTCGGCTCTGGGCAAGGTCATGTTCGCCTACGACGTGATCCCGCTGCCGACCGGTCGGCTCGAACGGCGCACCGAGAAGACCCTGGGCTCACGCAAGGAGCTCACCGACGATCTCGAAACGGTGCGCGAACGCGGATTCGCCATCGTCCACGAAGAATTCGAGATCGGCCTCGACGCTCTGGCGGCACCGGTGTTCGGCATCGACGGAGACGTCGTCGCGGCCGTGGGAATCTCCGGGCCGACGATGCGCATCGCCGACCATCACGACCGCCTCGGCGCACTGCTCGTCGACGAGGCGGGACTGCTCTCACGCACCCTCAAGCGCAAGGTCACCCACAGGTAG
- a CDS encoding site-specific DNA-methyltransferase has translation MTTVLEWPGKAAAFALGHRLIADADTEPGPGEPGPEPRLGEGDTEREPRPSAGDEGPEPRLGAGARRPHLRKVDGSSVAPDPRENLFIVGDNLPALQALLATHRGRVKVVYIDPPYNTGNAHTYKDHGHDHASWLSFMTPRLLLARELMRDDGVLFLHLDDKESAWAQLLGHEIFGEDNSLGTLIHQRAKGGGNARSFVRGHDYVHVWARDASRVGPFLTEKKSPAKLEVIDGRRMLVETDVLRAGFGRYARGSERRLMYEDIVAVKGERKLAEVDAKLASGEYILRSWGTEGKHAVVRVTPAEKASSKMYSIIKALGGQNDLEPLGLAGVFSYPKPVELVKALVASQTFFDPDAIVLDFFAGSGTTAQAVMEANSRDAGARSFVLVQTPEPLRSKTAKAVVVGDGTGRTGDAEFPTISELTAERIRRAAAAHSPGLDFTQLEVDDGE, from the coding sequence ACCGAGCCCGGCCCCGGTGAACCGGGACCCGAGCCCCGCCTCGGTGAGGGTGATACGGAACGCGAGCCCCGCCCCAGCGCGGGTGACGAGGGACCCGAGCCCCGCCTCGGCGCGGGTGCCCGTCGTCCGCACCTGCGCAAGGTCGACGGATCGAGTGTCGCTCCCGATCCGCGGGAGAATCTTTTCATCGTCGGGGACAACCTGCCGGCTCTGCAGGCGCTCCTGGCCACGCATCGCGGGCGGGTCAAGGTCGTCTACATCGATCCGCCGTACAACACGGGCAATGCGCACACCTACAAAGATCACGGACACGATCACGCCAGTTGGCTGTCCTTCATGACTCCGCGGCTGCTGCTCGCGCGCGAGCTCATGCGCGACGATGGGGTGCTGTTCCTCCATCTCGACGACAAGGAGAGCGCGTGGGCGCAGCTGCTCGGGCACGAGATCTTCGGTGAGGACAATTCGCTGGGCACCCTCATCCATCAGCGGGCCAAGGGCGGGGGCAATGCGCGCTCCTTCGTGCGCGGGCACGACTATGTGCATGTCTGGGCCCGCGACGCGAGCCGGGTCGGGCCGTTCCTCACGGAGAAGAAGTCGCCGGCGAAGCTCGAGGTCATCGATGGCAGGCGGATGCTCGTGGAGACCGATGTGCTGCGCGCCGGTTTCGGCCGGTATGCGCGCGGGTCGGAGCGGCGGCTGATGTATGAGGACATCGTCGCCGTCAAAGGCGAGAGGAAACTCGCCGAGGTGGACGCGAAGCTGGCATCGGGCGAGTACATCCTCAGGTCGTGGGGAACCGAGGGCAAACACGCGGTGGTGCGGGTGACGCCGGCGGAGAAGGCGAGTTCGAAGATGTACTCGATCATCAAGGCGCTCGGCGGGCAGAACGATCTGGAGCCGCTGGGTCTGGCGGGGGTGTTCAGCTATCCGAAGCCGGTCGAGCTGGTCAAGGCGCTCGTGGCCTCGCAGACGTTCTTCGACCCCGATGCCATCGTCCTCGACTTCTTCGCCGGATCCGGGACCACGGCGCAGGCCGTGATGGAGGCCAATTCGCGCGACGCAGGTGCGCGATCATTCGTGCTCGTGCAGACCCCGGAGCCGCTGCGGTCGAAGACGGCGAAGGCCGTGGTGGTCGGTGACGGAACGGGCCGGACCGGCGACGCCGAGTTCCCGACGATCAGCGAGCTCACCGCCGAACGCATCCGCCGCGCAGCCGCAGCCCACTCCCCCGGCCTGGACTTCACCCAGCTCGAGGTCGACGACGGCGAATAG